Within Brachyhypopomus gauderio isolate BG-103 chromosome 4, BGAUD_0.2, whole genome shotgun sequence, the genomic segment GTCATAAAGACCAGTTAACCCAGTTTTGTGTGATAGAATCAACAAAGTGGTTTATATCGGTTTCCGTTTACATCGCAGGGTTCAATAGGATGCGTTTCTTCCTTTTTCTTTGTGGACTCATGCTGTTCTTTTTTGCTGGGACCATATGTAGGTAAGCGGCAGATGGCTTTTGATTTTCAGATATAGATTTTGCCATCATATTTTGGACTGATGTGTTGGAAAGTCTGTGGAAGGTTTGATTTGAAAGCTTTAATCAGTCTACCTTCCTTCTTTTTCTTCTAGGAGCTCTTTGTTTTTCTACATCTCTGGAATTTCACTGGGAATAGTTTCAATACCAGTTTTTCTGCTTTTGGTCCTGAAAAGATTTGTGCCAAAGGTAAATGGTGTTTATATTCAGCATTGATTAGACTTGTCAGCTCAGAACTACAGAAATATCAAAAAGGAATCCGTGACTCGCATGTCTATTACTCGTCATGTTACAGTAAACAATGGTGGCAAAGTAACAGAATAGGTTATGTGAAAAATGTCCTTAGACTTGCATGAAAGTTTTCTCAAACTTTGTAGCTAAGGTTGTAGGGTGTCTCAGGTCTTCTGAATCGTTCTCTCCCTCACTAATTCTAGGGAGGACTTATCCTTGTATTGCTTGGTGCCGTCTGTAGCCTGTCGTATCTAGGGATCAAGAaagtgataaatgaatgggatGAGATCACGAGGCTCTACTGGAAGGAAATGCTGGGTATGTGATActtttaaagtgtgtgtgtgtgtgtgtgtgtgtatgcacgcatGTGCATGTCAGTTTCCCCTTGCCCCTCCTTCGTGTAGTCTGGCAGCAGGTCTTTCGAGGGAGCAGTAAGCATTGTATTCATTAATGGTAGGTCAGCTGTGCACCACGTGAGCACAGTAAGAATGACTGACTGACAGACTGTGATAGGGAAGATTAAGGAAGAAGGCTGGGTAAGTAATGGGATCAAAGTCTGTGGGTTCAGACTCTAGTGCCTGTGCACTGCCTGCTAAGCCTGGGACACTCCCAGAATGAGCTCGGAGCTCAACCCGCCGGTCCAGTATGACACGGGGATGCGCAGGAATCAGCCAGCGCTCGTAATTGTACAATTTGAGGTGAAGAAGTTGGTGAACTAGTTCAGGACAAAAAGGTGTTGCACCGCACCCTATGTAAAACACTCTTTCCACACAACAAGCTTCTGTATCTGACTAAATGAGGGCACATTTTAAAGCTTTTATCTTTGTTAGTAATGATTGTAATTTCAGAGTGCTCAGGGGAGGGAACACCATGCAATTTGCAATATGTCTAAACAGAAATTATATGGGCTCAAATCAAATTGAATAAAAAAACCCCCAGTGTCCAGTGTGTGAACGGTGTTGCATTAATGGTAATCTGTGGGATTTGTTGTTTGAAGATTCTTCTATTTTGGTTATTTGGATGACTCTAATCTTTTAAACAATCCTATACAAAACCAACACCTAAATTCTATAAAAATCCAACACCTGCTAATGCTGCCCATCACGCAGTCTGAGAGcatttatttatgcatttttgATTATGTATTTCCTAATTCTTAGTAGTAAATTTGCTGATTTGTTTAATACATAGCATTATTTATCAGACACATTTGCCCAGATTAAATTGTTAGTAGTATTCTGTAAATTTCCACATCGTTTAGATATTGTCCATAGAGTCTGCATTATCCATTGGGCTAAATATCCACTATTTGGATTACACATGCATTGTAGGATTAAGGGAGAATCACAGAGCTGTGCTGTCAAACCACTGATTTCTGTGGGAACGTTAAAAGGGTAACAGTCCTGATGTCTACGTCTCTTCGTCATATGGCACTGGAGACACGTGTTCACAAAGGATCAGTTTCCTGTCTCGTCACACATGAAAAGGTTGAAAGTTGTATATTGGTTCCCAAAGCATTGTGTAACGGTAGCACATTGATAGTAAGGGTTAGGCTGGGAATGTGGGGATGTTGCTATATGCTGCTATAGCAACAATAAACAAACGTCTGCAGCGTGCACGTCAGCACTCCGACAGCAGAAGTGCTTTATGCGATATATCGATGCGCACACCCTCATAAATCACCCTTTTTTTGGTTGACATGCAGTCCCCGGGGCAGTTGAACCTGTAATGTGTAAGGGCCATGAGCTGGCCTGACGCTACACGCTTTCTCTCGTCCCTGCAGGCTATCTCCTCGTCTCTGGCATTGTCAGTTTAGCTCTCTGCTATAGACTCGGACCCATCACCAGCAGGAAGACGCTGAACCTGATGACCTGGGCTGTGCAGACTGCTGCAGTGACACTGGTGTACCTCGGGGTCACCTACACGCCTGCCTCCTGGACCCTTCTGGCTGTGCTGCTGGGCTTTAAAGTCCTGCCTGTGGCGTACGCCGTCCTGCTCGggatgtggaggtggaggaccTTTTGGCTTTTTGCTACATTATAAGAACGTAATGGAAGTGGATGTAATGAGCGTACTGATTTAGTAGTGATCGGCAGAACAGCCCATGTGGACCCATTGTCAATCCATGTTCTCGTTTTCCTGACATGACTTATTCTTGTAATTAAGGGTTTTGGAACAAGAAGCTTCTGtgtaaggaaaaaaaaaaagttcccacaaacatttttttttggcCACTCGCAGGTTGAAACCTGAAACCAGCGCATACGCACAAGTGCTTTCTGGTATTCTAAGAATGGGCAGGGTGTTTAGGAGAAGAGAGTTCATCTGAGCAGAGGCTTGGGGTGAGAAAGGAGTCAGCTGCTGTAAACCTGGGGAATTAAACCAGGGTATATGCAGGAAGCATAAGTGCGTCGGTAGCAAGAAGAGAGCTGAAACACCCCTGACAGCCAGGAGAGCACACCACGATACTTCCAATcttacaaaacaaacaaacaaaaaaatctttATACCTTCTTTAAAAAAGTTTTAGTGCAGCAAATTTCAGCCAATTCTGTCTGTCTTCAGGTTTTCAGGTACCCGAACTCTAATCACCTGTCCAATAAGCAGGCGTGTTCTTGTCCTCAGACAGACGTGCTGGCTGCTGTCCTCGTTGCTGGGTGTCTTCGGGAGGAGGGGCCCCTCCCGGCGCAGGCTGCTGACGGAGGATGAGTACCGTCAGCAGGGCGAGACGCACACTAAGGCCTCCCTGGAAGAACTCCGGAACCACTGCACCAATCCCGGCTTCCCTGCATGGGAGACGGTTATAAAACTCCGCTCACCACAAAGGTACCTTGTTGGGTTTTAAAAACTGAAATTCTTAAAACGCAAGTTCTTGAACTGGAGTAACAATTTGCGGCTTTGCGTAGAATCCTCAACCGAATCATAGTTTTATGACTGGACTCCACCTTTATGACTGTCTTTGGTTACTCACAAAACTACACTTGGCCTTTGAGGTTTCACTGGTCATACTTCAGAGCTTTTTATTCTGATTGCATTGTTAAAAAAGACTGTGAATCAGATAGCAATCATCCCTACCTTGTCTACACCAACATGCAGGTTTGCCAGATTCCTGCACACTGGTGCCCACGTCAGTTCCTCGGAGCAGCAGGTGCACGAGCAGTGCTACAGGCCTGGGGCAGAGTGCGGCATCAACGGCCTCCTGGACTCTGACCAGACATCACCCACCTCCGAGGACCTCAGCGAAGACGAGCTTAATTCACACTCGCACAACCCTCCGAGCCCTAGCCCCTACCCCACCAGCCCTGCCTTACCCAGCCCTGTCCCCCACACCCCGGCCACCTGCCCCTACCCTCTCGTCTCCACCCCGCTGTTCGAGTCTCCCTTCACAGACGATGATGATCCCTTCTGATGGAAAGCAGGTGGTCTCCATCACTGACTGTAGTGTGTGGCTCTCAGAAGCACGGATATAGTATCAGTACTGTACATGGAGCTGGTGTTTTTCTGCACCTATTTTAAAATCATCTCCACCGAGATTCTCTGGGATGTTGGTGTTGCAGCAACACTTGAGCTTGAGTTCTCAGTCTTAGCCTGAGACGATATTTATATATAGAACTGGGTATACTGCtgttttgtataaatattaaCACTAGCTCTGAATGGCATGTTTACTGTACTCTCAGGTACATCCGAATCACAAACCTGTTTTTGTAATTCAGACAACTACTGCCCCCCAGTGTCTGGTTGGGGAATAATTACCCAGACTCCTCTCCAATAGAAATGCACTGACACTGCCATGGTTAAGGTGCTACttcctgccacatcatgtcaagcCATACATACCaaattttatgtttttttaaatattcttttatgattttaaatgttatttttaaatgtcaTCTTATTTAATAAATCACTGTTACATTATATGCCAACATTTCATTCCTGTTTTTAGAGAGTTTAAAGGTTTTTTTCCAACAAAAAACTACCTTCAGTTTCCACACTAGTTAGTCAGCTTTGTCCAATTATATGAACCTATTTGATTTCCAGTTTATAATGGAAAACTAAGCATTGCCTCTACCAGAAACCAGTACATTTTTTATTTGAGCACTTTAGTGATACATTGTTGATGGATGTGCGTAGTTTCACTAAGCAAATATGCTCaacgcatggacacacacacacaaacaagtttAACGAGCATATATAAACTCATAGGTCACACCATACGGTTTTGTATACTGTGAAACTGCTTTGGAGTGTGCTCCTGTAACCCTGCCATAACCATAATTAAAATGATTAAATATAATTATAGGTACCTCATCAAATATATTACCAGAGAATATAATATTTAGTGAGCAGTCATTGTGCATTAGATGTCTTTTCCCTTGTCAAAGCTGAGAAACCATACTGAGGAATCTCACTGTAACTCAAGTACATGTCCAGGAAGTTCAGGATATATTATACAGCTGAAGTGATTGGGACCATGAGGTCATACACAAGGTTTCACTCCCGAAACAAGCATCTAATCCACAGGAAACGTCTCTTAAAGCCCAAATACTGGACAGATTATCTGTACTTGTGTCTGACTGTGGAAacctgtgtgtgactgtgtcttcCCCATTAAGGCTGGATGATTTGACTTGTCAGTTATTTTGATGAATGTTCTTAAGATATCCGTCGGGTTGGGGCTGGATTTGTGTGCTCTGGGCCCTCTGGGATATCAGTCATCTGTTATAATAAATAAAGGCTCAATCCCACTGCGTTCCAAGCTGCACTTTGGGTTTTGAGACTTTAACACTCCAGACAAGGTAACAGTTAAGGGGCTACTGCTACAAAACACCCACAGGCAGTGCAAAGCATAACGAAAGCCAAGCTGGATTGACAAACCCAAGCCCTTGCACAGATTTCTTTGGTCCAAACTATTCAGTGTTTATATTGTAAAACCAGTTCCATTATGGACAAATCAATCTGACCCTCAGTCCGAGAGTTCATTCTGAGAGGGTTTTTCTTGGGGTAGTGGGGTAGGATGTTCTAGTGACTCATCTGTGGTTTCTAGAGTCTGTTCGTTTGAGAGAGGTGGATCTTCAGCCGAACTGCCTGGATCTGTGCAGAGCTCAGAATCAGGCCGATCGTGATCCTCAGATGCAGATGACTGCACTTCTGTGCTCGTAGATTGAGCGGAATGCGATGACTCTCCACCAGATGTCGCTGTTGACTCTTGTTCACAGCTCACCTACAAGCACAGGACAGATCAAAGTCAGGAAATCTTTCCACCCCATGGTAATTAATAGCCATGCGCAAGACGAACGGGGTGTGTTAGGGGTTACTTTTGCTCAAGAGTGCAGAGACCAATGGCATTCTCTGCATTCGGCTGGTAATAACTTTAAGCTTGAAGTCTGTGTATTGGTGTTGAAAGTATTATACACTTAATTGTGTATTGATTACTGTGTCATTAGCTGGGATTATGATGTGAAGAACAAATTTTTGTGACCAACGTTTAGGTCATGCATTAGTATCTAACATTAATAGACTAAACACTTTAAGCAATGATCATTCTGTTTTTGAACACAACACAAACCTACGCACACAAAACACTCTGAGTTTAATTTTTACTTTTTGATGAAATACTAACAAATTTAAATACACAGAGGGAAGGATTTCTCACCTTTCTTCCGAGCACAAAGGAAGCAtgaatgtgaaatgaaagagtTGAAAAGTCAACCCCGTGTCAATTGAAACTGACTAACAAAGGCCACACGCAACACCCAGTTAAAAGTTCACCCAGCTCGTGTAAAAAATGAGCAAATTACAGTATACAGTAAATAGAAGCGTCCCACTGGAATACCTGCACAAAAGACTAAAATGTCTGGATGGCTAACCTCTTCTTCAGGTGCTCTGCCTCTATGTCTGTGGGCAGCAGCTTACCTGTGGGTTCTCTTCTCCTGTTGTGGGGTTTTCCTTTGTCTTTGCCATCATATCTCTGATCTGGTAGAGGGCAAAGGCAATGCTGACCCAAGGGGAGGTGGATACCGCCCAGGCAGGTTTGCTCACATCCTCCTGCTGTTGTTGATGCATGGTCTTCTGGGCAGGGGCCTTCGTTTCTGCCCTCGGCGCAGAGTCCGCCTGCACTAGGTCGATGGTAGCGATGGACACAGGACTAGAAGGCACCGGAATGTTCTCGGCCAGCATCGTGTCTCCTGTGGATGACCTCACCAGTTACGCCGGGGAGCTTTTGTGCAgcttgtgtgtattggaaaGCTGCAGTAAAGAGTAAAGGGAGACGGAAAAGCACAGACACCTACTTCTATCATTTTGCCCAATGAGAGTCTGAATAAGAGcgaagatgaggaggaggaggagggaggccATTCCGAGGCCCCTGAATGTTTCAGCAGCACCTACACAGCAAAACAACAGAACAAAGACTGTAGAAGGAATGACCAATGGATCGCTTTAAATCCagatagtgtgtgtatgtgtgtatatatatatatacataaatataaatatagatagatagatagatagatagatagatagatagatagatagatagatagatagatagattttaaGTTACCTTTGAAAAAAACTTTCATAATTTATGCCTAAATTGTGCTTTTAAAGTAAATAACAATACATTGTTTTGTAGGTGACTAATAACGTTAATTTTAGTATCAGTGGCAATTatcataaaatgtattttaggtAAATGGATTCAGGCAGTCTTCCTTCATAATGACAATGCTCTTCTAAATTTTTATAAATTGTTTTACATCTTTGACAGACATGGGAGTGGCACATTTGCTTTCTCACGCCCTACCAAAGTAGTTGACGAAGACTCCTCCCACCATGgccccacagccccgccccaggCCCAGGTGCAAGCCCTGCAAGATGCCCTGCGCCGAGGTCCGCAGTGCTGGAGGAACCGCGGCACTCAGGTACGAGATGCACGCAGCCCACACGGACGCGTGTGTCAGACCTGCAGGACGGGaaacacgcgcgcacacacacacaacatttagACAGCCACATACGGTAGGCAGATCTACACTGTAGAAATAAAAatttatgtgtgttttttttttttcttctttttttttgggggggggggggttgactgGAGAGTAATATACATCAATtacataaatattttgtgtcatggcttttattattattattttttatggaCCTTTTAGGGCTTTTTAGGTCCTTGTCTGTCACAGGCTCAGATTTGACTCAGGCAGGTCTGGCTGGAAAGGGCAGGGTGAATAGTCACCCTGTCTCCAGAAGCGAGGACAGGAGATTCAGACACACCTGCTGCTTTAGAGTCAACATTTTTCTGAAGACAACAATAGCAACCAAAAGTGACCAAACAGCTTTGGCTTAAGTTAAGCTCAGCCGTGGGTTGGGGAATATTTTACAATCCTGCCAGACTGGAAAGGTTTTGGCGGTGGAATGTTATAGTAACACGGCTGACAAAATCTTCTTGAGTTACTAAAATAAGATGCCAGATTCAAAGTCACACCGCTGACTTTATGCCTTTGTTGAATTTAGACTCAGAGCCAGGCCTTCACTTCCTGTTTGGTATGTCAACAGAGCTACAGGCCTCAGGTGTCTCACCTTGAAGGACCTCCATGGGCAGAACCACCCAGGCGTTCTGCAGGTAGGAGATGTACAGGTACCGGGCAGTGTTGCATGCCAGACCAATATACAGAACTCTGCAGGGTGGAGAAGGTAGTGAGACGAGAAGGCATGAGAAAAGAGTGACCACAAAATAAATACAACACTTCTCCTCTCCCTTTGTGGTTCAACGACAAAGAAGACAATTGTAGTCCAGGGTGAACCGTCATGCATAAATGAGACTAAACCCCTTTCCTTTCACAGAGATATTGTCATGTTCAGACACAGTGCCGTTGGGCAGTGATTACGTCATATTCTTTCTCCATTACTGAATGAGTCACACTCTCCTAGGGAGGAGCCCAGACTCAGGCAACACAGGACCCAGCCAACATGTACAGGTCAACTGCTGAGTGTATACTGGCACACGCCTCTTCCTCTTCAACTCATGCATCGCTTCCTCTCAGCCCAAACTATTTCTCATTTGTACAAGTAGCTTTATCAGAGAACACAGACAGTTCCTTGATGCAGCaataagaaaaacacacacacagaaaatatgCCCCAGAATAtaaacagaaataaatattttaaatatttagatATGAGATGTCTGTAAGTTAACCAGATCTCTTTAGAACTCTTGTCCCTGCTGAGAGTGTCACATGACCCCTCATAGAGCAACGTAGTGTCACGGTCACGAACACCAGAGATATCCATGCAGACCAGGATGGTCCCGGCTCTGGCACACGTGGCTGTGGCCCTGGTGCTTTTTTAGCACAGGAGGATTGCTGCTGAAGTGATCTGTAAGAGCGGGCAGCCTGCCGGATCAATGCTTGCATACGCGGATAAAGTGTGGTGAACTGATGGGAGGATTGGGTTGCACACTCTCCTGGGGACACTCAGCAGGCAGGGCTGAAATCAGGCCACCAGCTACCGGGAGGAGAGCGCAGAAGCTGTCTGCTAATGCCCCGGTCAGAATGAGCCCTTATTTCCCCCCCCTGAAACAGTGGCGCTGAGTGTCAGCATGGATGATCCACACTGATGTTGTATTTCAAATACATGGAATGTGGTGGCTTAAAGAGCAGACAAAGCAGCAAAAGGGCAGTcaaaggggcagtcatggcctggcggttagggaactggacttgtgaccggagggttgtgggttcgattcccagacaggccatgactgaggtgtccttgagcaaggcacctaaccccaactgctccccgggcgccgggctagggctgcccaccgctctgggcacgtgtgatccacagccccctagtaatcactagtgtgtgtgtgtgttctgactgcacagatgggttaaaagcggaggacaaatttcgattggggtgtaaaaatcacaattgacaaaatatggcacattaaaaatgaaaaaagggcTCATATAATGTCGTTCAGATGATTAGCAATGCTACGTAAGGTTAAATAAAACCCCTAATAAccattgcaagtaaaataacatTACTGAAAGATCGGCACCAAACAATAAGGTCACCTGAAGCCTTGTTGATGATAATTCCTCTGCCTTTTTTATGCTAATACAGCCAGTGGGTTGTGAGTTTGAGGTATCTGTTGGTGGAATTTTATTCATTACATATGCAGAGCTCGCATGTCCACCAGAATACTTTGTCCACATAATCACATGATTAATGTCACATGATTAACCGATACACACAAAGGGGAGTTTGGCTGACTGGTGGCAGCTATTCCTTTGGGCGGGAGGGCAGAGAGCTTGGGCAAACACACTCACTTGAGACATGCCTGGGAGCAGATGGAGAATATGCTAGTTTCAGAACGCGCCCTGTACTCCTGCGCTCCAGTTTGTTTGGTCATGGCATTGTTTGCCTTAGCCTTTTTTCTTCAGCTGGTAAACACCCACGAGAAGGCCGTCAGCGGTGTCCACTTTAGTGCAAAAGTCAACAAACCAGTTGGCAACGAGGCCTTCCACTGACTCCCAGAGTGCTGTGATACAGGGAGGCACACTTGCACTTCATCATGTCCGCTTAACATATTGTTAATATAGATGCCATTTCAGAGAAAAAAATAAGTTATTTTGTATTatttgcaacacacacacacacacacacacacacacacacacacacacacacacacacctaactgATGCAGGTTTTCATATGATGACATCACAGGATGAGGTGACACTCTCAGGGTGAGCTGAAGAtgacattcaaaacacaatgtGCCTATCAGCTCACCATGCTGAAGTATAAAAAGGAACAAGATAAAAATATCTCTGTTACAACTTGTGCAGCTTCCTTGCATGGGTTAATTCAAAAACATAGGGGTTTGCACAAGCGTGCAGAAATgccgtgtgtgcacacacacacatacacacacacacacacacacacacacaagctgttcAACACAATGGTATATAGTAACTCATAGAATAATAAAACAGAGCAACTTCAGTTTTAATTGTTGTACCAATATTGTGCCAATGTTCAGGTAAGATCATCATCTTCAGAtgcaacacacatgcacaggaaCATCTAATGGCACATTTCACCTTACACGCTGCTGCTTCAAGACAGCAAACAGAGTGCGGTGTGGGGTTCTCTGAACTGCATTTCCTTCCTTTCATTCATAGGCTACAGAATTTACACCCACTATAAGCATGCAACCATGTCCTGTATTACATGCTGTGAATGACTTGTCGGAACTGAATATATTTGTTTCCACTGCATTTTTAACAGGAAACATGAACACTGTAAACAGAAAAATCTGACCCGACTCCTTAAGTATATGAAACCTTAATACAGCACACCTGCGCTAGTGCAGAAATACTCAATGCTCCGAAGAAGAAACACCTTACCTGATGTGTCCAACCAGCTCAATGAGCTTGTGACTGATGAAGTAGGCAGTGAGTTCTGAGACGTGGCTGAGCACAGCGCAGACACCGAACAGTGTGGTGGTCCCCTTCAGGTCCTCCAGGTGCCAGTACAGGAAGGTGAAGACAAAGCCATAGCCGAAGCCCATGAACCAGGCTACGAAGAGCACAGAGCCATAGCGGATCCCACACAGCAGCCGGATCAGGTCCTTGTAGGGGAACGCAGCGCCCGATTGTGGCTCCGGGTACACCGGGACCTCCTCGGAGCTGGACTCGGCTACGTTCTGGACCACGTGGGGGATTTCCACCTCCTCTGGCTTCTCCTGCTCGTCGGCTGCCTTTGGACTTGGTTGCTGGTCCCTGGCATCGAAATGGAACTGGGTGGACACTATGAGGGCCAGGGTCATTAGCACCGCAAAGACAATGAAGGCGATCTGGTAGTTCTTGAACTCTGGAGGGATGCAGCCGGTTCCCTGGATGATGAGGGTGATGTGCGTGTGGTCAATGGAAATTCCCACCACCAGCATGGCAATGCCCCATCCCAGGGATCCCCACATCCTCTGAAGCCCGTAGCGGTCACGGTGCTTGCCCAGGTAATGCAGGGTCACCGTGTCCACGATGGTCACCGCCGGAGCACCAAAGAACTCCCCGATGATGATGACTAGTAGGATCACGAGGAAGATCCAGTCTACCTGTTCTTTGTTGAAAATGATGGTGTAGGTTTCAAACATGGTAGTGGAGGACaaagagg encodes:
- the mfsd6b gene encoding major facilitator superfamily domain-containing protein 6-B yields the protein MASDRIAILSEDEEEQKRRYILAEPFNTLSLGQAANSTPPSEPLPPASSETPPPQSSQPVDCLERICLRINRRLLTSKVFYFFFYAAYGSLQPLLAVYYKQLGMSPSQSGLLVGIRYFIEFCSAPFWGVVADRFNKGKAVLLFSVFCWVVFNCGIGFVKPADMTCVENRPHVTLPANTTQLGPSGNLTRKRRHLPGDLFPLPLPVQGLSETSVIHRRHVRSENGSVADTSKADVNVTNGASTVLPIGSTREFTSASATSTSTTSTTTSTTSTTSLSSTTMFETYTIIFNKEQVDWIFLVILLVIIIGEFFGAPAVTIVDTVTLHYLGKHRDRYGLQRMWGSLGWGIAMLVVGISIDHTHITLIIQGTGCIPPEFKNYQIAFIVFAVLMTLALIVSTQFHFDARDQQPSPKAADEQEKPEEVEIPHVVQNVAESSSEEVPVYPEPQSGAAFPYKDLIRLLCGIRYGSVLFVAWFMGFGYGFVFTFLYWHLEDLKGTTTLFGVCAVLSHVSELTAYFISHKLIELVGHIRVLYIGLACNTARYLYISYLQNAWVVLPMEVLQGLTHASVWAACISYLSAAVPPALRTSAQGILQGLHLGLGRGCGAMVGGVFVNYFGAAETFRGLGMASLLLLLIFALIQTLIGQNDRRDTMLAENIPVPSSPVSIATIDLVQADSAPRAETKAPAQKTMHQQQQEDVSKPAWAVSTSPWVSIAFALYQIRDMMAKTKENPTTGEENPQVSCEQESTATSGGESSHSAQSTSTEVQSSASEDHDRPDSELCTDPGSSAEDPPLSNEQTLETTDESLEHPTPLPQEKPSQNELSD
- the nemp2 gene encoding nuclear envelope integral membrane protein 2 isoform X2, which translates into the protein MDQESSGKTSGPLFRIQKEKALDIPLVEEDVFFMTKSPRASAEYTLHVTKQRFNRMRFFLFLCGLMLFFFAGTICRSSLFFYISGISLGIVSIPVFLLLVLKRFVPKGGLILVLLGAVCSLSYLGIKKVINEWDEITRLYWKEMLGYLLVSGIVSLALCYRLGPITSRKTLNLMTWAVQTAAVTLVYLGVTYTPASWTLLAVLLGFKVLPVAYAVLLGMWRQTCWLLSSLLGVFGRRGPSRRRLLTEDEYRQQGETHTKASLEELRNHCTNPGFPAWETVIKLRSPQRFARFLHTGAHVSSSEQQVHEQCYRPGAECGINGLLDSDQTSPTSEDLSEDELNSHSHNPPSPSPYPTSPALPSPVPHTPATCPYPLVSTPLFESPFTDDDDPF
- the nemp2 gene encoding nuclear envelope integral membrane protein 2 isoform X1; this encodes MKKADAIATLLVLIVFISPVDGNRGFSHADCVYVKGDYDSTYYGSRCFCYDGSGIKWKDIWSTFQVRVKSEEDVLIMYPVEARNCRDPGNFLTVLTCMIEYYWPSRIQKEKALDIPLVEEDVFFMTKSPRASAEYTLHVTKQRFNRMRFFLFLCGLMLFFFAGTICRSSLFFYISGISLGIVSIPVFLLLVLKRFVPKGGLILVLLGAVCSLSYLGIKKVINEWDEITRLYWKEMLGYLLVSGIVSLALCYRLGPITSRKTLNLMTWAVQTAAVTLVYLGVTYTPASWTLLAVLLGFKVLPVAYAVLLGMWRQTCWLLSSLLGVFGRRGPSRRRLLTEDEYRQQGETHTKASLEELRNHCTNPGFPAWETVIKLRSPQRFARFLHTGAHVSSSEQQVHEQCYRPGAECGINGLLDSDQTSPTSEDLSEDELNSHSHNPPSPSPYPTSPALPSPVPHTPATCPYPLVSTPLFESPFTDDDDPF